One region of Phycisphaerales bacterium genomic DNA includes:
- a CDS encoding prepilin-type N-terminal cleavage/methylation domain-containing protein — translation MKRRGMTILELLLALALLGVLCSLLTSWLVTVARLSAERGPRLEWRSAAMRVLDGIGDDLACGDFEATARNAKLRPRVEAQEPARLRIRTRSTSTQSPDNAGPGIHEYRFDRTAQSLAVAITSTARSTSPVNRQLLSGVADWQVQLDEEDRVLSVTIVSRHGDTLSRRFTWP, via the coding sequence ATGAAGCGACGTGGCATGACCATCCTCGAATTGCTCCTCGCCCTGGCGCTGTTGGGCGTCTTGTGTTCGCTGCTGACTTCATGGCTCGTGACGGTGGCCCGGCTTTCGGCGGAGCGAGGCCCGCGGCTCGAATGGCGATCGGCAGCGATGCGCGTTCTCGATGGGATCGGAGATGATCTGGCGTGCGGGGATTTCGAAGCGACCGCCCGCAACGCAAAGCTCAGGCCGCGCGTCGAAGCGCAGGAGCCGGCGCGCCTTCGCATTCGCACTCGAAGCACATCGACGCAGTCTCCGGACAACGCCGGTCCTGGAATCCACGAGTACCGCTTCGACCGCACGGCTCAATCGCTCGCAGTCGCCATCACGTCGACGGCGCGATCCACATCACCGGTGAACCGGCAATTGCTCAGCGGCGTCGCCGACTGGCAAGTCCAACTGGATGAGGAGGATCGCGTCCTGAGCGTGACCATCGTCTCGCGCCACGGCGACACATTGAGCAGGAGATTCACATGGCCCTGA